Proteins co-encoded in one Fusobacterium perfoetens genomic window:
- a CDS encoding GntR family transcriptional regulator produces the protein MKTIKISDKRTLSEKVYDKLKELIMDGELERGTKITETSIAKMFDVSPTPVREAFRRLSSDGLIEVTSWKGVIIKGIDERDLLEIYECREALEGMVGKLAAQNVTNEDIKILEQILNKCEKTEYPQDLIELNTEFHNELLKIANNKRLKKLLNDLMTVILYDRGISNRYAVRRQEIIDEHIEILKYLRLKDEKKVSELMQLHIRKGYLFIKSYSKAN, from the coding sequence ATGAAAACAATAAAAATTTCTGATAAAAGGACATTAAGTGAAAAAGTGTACGATAAATTAAAAGAATTAATAATGGATGGAGAATTAGAAAGAGGAACTAAAATAACAGAAACATCAATAGCTAAAATGTTTGATGTTAGTCCTACTCCCGTAAGAGAAGCTTTTAGAAGATTATCATCTGATGGTTTAATTGAAGTAACTTCTTGGAAAGGTGTAATAATAAAGGGAATAGATGAAAGGGATTTATTGGAAATATATGAATGTAGGGAAGCTTTAGAAGGAATGGTAGGAAAGTTAGCGGCTCAAAATGTAACTAACGAAGATATAAAAATACTGGAACAAATATTGAATAAGTGCGAAAAAACAGAGTACCCCCAAGATTTAATAGAATTAAACACAGAATTTCATAATGAGCTTTTAAAGATAGCTAATAATAAAAGATTAAAAAAACTATTAAATGACTTAATGACAGTTATTCTTTACGATAGAGGAATTTCTAATAGATATGCAGTAAGAAGGCAGGAAATAATAGATGAACATATAGAAATATTAAAATATTTAAGATTAAAAGATGAAAAAAAAGTGTCTGAATTAATGCAATTGCATATAAGAAAAGGATATTTGTTTATAAAAAGTTATTCAAAAGCAAATTAG
- a CDS encoding cation-translocating P-type ATPase has translation MKKYFNQSTKEIFEEFGVTNEGLSSAQVKENIEKYGLNQLEEGEKESALSIFISQFKDVLVIILIIAGLISMFTGNFESSIVIFVVITMNAVLGTVQHIRAESSLESLKNLSSPKTRVIRNGEKIEISSKNVVVGDIIQLEAGDIVPADARIIECFSLKSNESSLTGESESVEKTDEIIEKNELALGDQKNMVFSGSLVTYGRATAVVVKTGMNTEIGKIATLMKETKENLTPLQISLDTFGRNLSISILVLCAFVFGTNIYHGLTVIESLLFAVALAVAAIPEALNPIVTIVLAIGTQKMSKENAIIKKLKAVEGLGSVSIICSDKTGTLTQNKMTVKKIYIDNKITDTENIDLNDSLQGSLIKFSCLCSDAISSNGTEIGDPTETALTTLAYKLGMKELDIREKHRRISEIPFDSDRKLMSVLCDIDGKNLMITKGALDVVLRRTKYILTSTGIREITAEDIKNIENTNFEMSNNGLRVLSFVVKEFDSMKQLNYDDENNFIFVGLISMIDPPRVESKQAVADCIKAGIKPIMITGDHKITASAIAREIGILRNGDKALEGIELEKLSDEEFEKEIEHISVYARVSPSDKIRIVSMWQKKGNICAMTGDGVNDAPALKKADIGIAMGITGTEVSKDAASMILTDDNFSTIVKAVATGRNIYANIKNSIKFLLSGNLAGIISVFYASILNLPMPFAPVHLLFINLVTDSLPAIAIGMEPGSDRVLEEKPRDINEPILTKELSMKILLQGGLITIFVLLGFYQGLKVSKEVGMTMAFAILCLARLFHGFNCRTNSSIIKLGLFSNIFSVYAFLIGTGLLTLILMVPACGRFFETAPITLAQLGMIYLLAFIPTIIIQVVKFIKYDLKR, from the coding sequence ATGAAAAAATATTTTAATCAATCAACGAAAGAGATATTTGAAGAGTTTGGCGTGACTAATGAGGGTCTTTCTTCTGCTCAAGTGAAAGAGAACATTGAAAAATATGGTCTTAACCAACTTGAAGAGGGAGAAAAAGAAAGTGCACTTTCAATCTTTATCTCTCAATTTAAAGATGTACTTGTAATAATTCTTATTATTGCTGGTTTAATCTCTATGTTTACTGGAAATTTTGAAAGTTCTATTGTTATCTTTGTTGTTATCACTATGAATGCTGTACTTGGAACTGTGCAACATATAAGAGCTGAATCTTCTTTGGAAAGCTTAAAAAATCTATCTTCTCCAAAAACTCGTGTAATAAGAAATGGAGAAAAAATAGAAATCTCTTCTAAAAATGTAGTTGTTGGAGATATTATTCAACTAGAGGCTGGAGATATTGTTCCTGCTGACGCTAGAATTATCGAATGTTTTTCTCTTAAATCAAATGAAAGTTCTCTTACTGGAGAATCTGAAAGTGTAGAAAAAACTGATGAAATTATAGAAAAAAATGAACTAGCTTTAGGAGATCAAAAAAATATGGTTTTCTCTGGAAGTTTAGTTACATACGGTAGAGCAACTGCTGTGGTTGTTAAAACTGGTATGAATACTGAGATTGGTAAAATCGCTACTCTTATGAAAGAAACTAAAGAAAATCTTACTCCATTACAAATTTCTTTAGATACTTTTGGTAGAAATCTTTCTATCTCTATTTTAGTTCTTTGTGCTTTTGTTTTTGGAACTAACATTTATCACGGACTTACTGTTATTGAATCTTTACTGTTTGCTGTGGCACTTGCTGTTGCTGCTATACCTGAGGCTTTAAACCCAATAGTTACAATTGTTCTTGCAATAGGAACTCAAAAAATGTCTAAAGAAAATGCAATAATAAAAAAATTAAAAGCTGTTGAAGGATTAGGTTCTGTATCAATAATTTGTTCTGACAAAACTGGTACTCTTACTCAAAATAAAATGACTGTTAAAAAAATCTATATTGATAATAAAATAACTGATACTGAAAATATAGATTTAAATGATAGCTTACAAGGTTCTTTAATAAAATTCTCTTGTTTATGTAGTGACGCAATAAGTAGCAACGGAACAGAGATTGGAGACCCAACAGAAACTGCTCTAACTACTCTTGCTTATAAACTTGGAATGAAAGAGTTAGATATAAGAGAAAAACACAGAAGAATATCTGAAATCCCATTTGATTCTGATAGAAAATTGATGTCTGTTCTTTGTGACATAGATGGCAAAAATCTTATGATAACAAAAGGTGCTTTAGATGTTGTACTAAGAAGAACAAAATATATTTTAACTTCTACTGGAATAAGAGAGATAACTGCTGAAGATATTAAAAATATAGAAAATACAAACTTTGAAATGTCTAACAATGGACTAAGAGTTTTATCTTTTGTTGTTAAAGAATTTGATTCTATGAAACAACTTAACTATGATGATGAAAATAACTTTATCTTTGTAGGTCTTATCTCTATGATTGACCCACCTAGAGTAGAATCAAAACAAGCTGTTGCTGATTGTATAAAAGCTGGTATCAAACCTATAATGATAACTGGTGACCACAAAATTACTGCCTCTGCTATTGCTAGAGAAATTGGAATTTTAAGAAATGGAGATAAAGCACTAGAGGGTATCGAACTTGAAAAACTTTCTGACGAAGAGTTTGAAAAAGAGATTGAACATATATCTGTTTACGCAAGAGTTTCTCCTAGTGATAAAATAAGAATTGTTTCTATGTGGCAAAAGAAAGGAAATATCTGTGCTATGACAGGAGACGGAGTTAACGACGCACCAGCTCTTAAAAAAGCTGACATCGGTATTGCAATGGGTATAACTGGTACTGAAGTTTCTAAAGATGCTGCATCAATGATACTTACTGATGACAACTTCTCTACAATTGTAAAAGCTGTGGCTACTGGAAGAAATATTTACGCTAATATTAAAAACTCAATTAAATTTTTACTTTCTGGAAACTTGGCTGGAATAATATCTGTGTTCTACGCATCAATATTAAATCTTCCAATGCCATTTGCACCAGTACATCTATTATTTATAAACTTAGTAACTGATAGTTTACCTGCAATAGCAATCGGAATGGAGCCTGGTTCAGACAGAGTGTTAGAAGAAAAACCAAGAGATATTAACGAACCAATTCTTACAAAAGAACTTTCTATGAAAATTCTTTTACAAGGTGGTTTAATAACAATATTTGTTTTACTTGGATTCTATCAAGGATTAAAAGTTTCTAAAGAAGTTGGAATGACTATGGCTTTTGCTATACTTTGTCTTGCTAGACTTTTCCACGGATTTAACTGCCGTACAAATAGTAGCATCATAAAACTTGGACTTTTCTCAAATATATTCTCAGTATATGCTTTCTTAATAGGAACTGGACTTTTAACTCTTATATTAATGGTTCCTGCTTGTGGAAGATTCTTTGAAACTGCTCCAATAACTCTAGCTCAACTTGGAATGATTTATCTACTTGCTTTTATACCAACAATAATAATCCAAGTAGTTAAATTTATAAAATATGATTTAAAAAGATAA
- a CDS encoding AzlD domain-containing protein, translated as MNKEIFLMIFGLALVTFIPRFLPFKLLENIKFSKRTSLVLKCIPFSAIGALILPDVIRAVPGNFLASFIGGISAVVFSFFFKNYLYVVIGSIIMTYISIIIF; from the coding sequence ATGAATAAAGAGATATTTTTAATGATTTTTGGTCTAGCTTTAGTTACATTTATTCCAAGATTTTTACCATTTAAACTTTTGGAAAATATAAAATTTTCAAAAAGAACTTCACTGGTTTTAAAATGTATCCCTTTTTCAGCCATCGGGGCTTTAATTCTCCCTGATGTAATAAGAGCTGTTCCGGGAAATTTTTTAGCATCATTTATAGGTGGAATTTCTGCAGTTGTTTTTTCTTTTTTCTTCAAAAATTATCTTTACGTTGTAATAGGAAGTATTATTATGACATATATTTCAATAATAATTTTTTAA
- a CDS encoding M20/M25/M40 family metallo-hydrolase gives MQYTINCGVVKGGAAKNVVAEKAFLEFEFRVKKIEEAKEVIKKVEILKEHAKEKEIKVVILGGLNRGPMIFDEKSKVLFELIKSKGKELDIEIKGVSSGGASDGNLTSSVGSPTIDGLGPVGGGQHSTSEYLDLDSVEERINLLVKVIEGI, from the coding sequence GTGCAGTACACAATTAATTGTGGAGTAGTAAAAGGAGGAGCTGCTAAAAATGTTGTAGCAGAAAAAGCTTTTTTAGAGTTTGAATTTAGAGTAAAAAAAATTGAAGAAGCTAAAGAAGTCATAAAAAAAGTAGAAATCTTAAAAGAACATGCAAAAGAAAAAGAAATAAAAGTAGTTATTTTGGGTGGATTAAACAGAGGTCCAATGATTTTTGATGAAAAAAGTAAGGTACTTTTTGAATTAATAAAATCCAAAGGGAAGGAATTAGATATAGAGATAAAAGGAGTTTCAAGCGGAGGAGCTTCAGATGGAAATTTAACTTCTAGTGTGGGAAGTCCCACAATAGATGGATTAGGACCAGTTGGTGGAGGACAGCATAGTACAAGTGAATATTTAGATTTAGATTCTGTTGAAGAAAGAATAAATTTATTGGTAAAAGTTATAGAAGGAATATAA
- a CDS encoding AbgT family transporter — MEIQKKGLFNRFLDNVERVGNKLPHPATIFFIFAIMVVVISHFAALGGAEVTFKAINKEHQLIDKTVKAVSLLTPDGIRWMFKSIVKNFTGFAPLGMVLVAMFGVGVAEETGLLTVLLRKLVLSAPRSIITAVIVFAGVMSNIAADAGYVVLVPLGALIFLSFGRHPLAGLAAGFAGVSGGFSANLLIGTLDPLLGGISTEAARLLDPNYTVSPTANYYFMAVSCILITIVGTIITEKLIEPRLGKYEGSQKVEITEITMIEKRGLKAAGLSLLVFLIFIAFLSVPQNAILRNPLNHSLTDHSPLMDSMVAIISLGFMIPGIFYGIFSGKVKSDKDIIKGMRNSMASMAGYISIVFFASQFIAYFKYSNLGTILAVNGAEFLKETGFTGLPLVVSFILVSAFMNLFMGSASAKWTIMAPIFVPMFMGIGFAPEFTQVVYRIGDSTTNIITPLMSNFATVIAFGQKYDDKLGIGTLVSMMLPYTIFFLIFWTILMIIWYLLGLPLGPDGVIHLANMIF, encoded by the coding sequence ATGGAAATACAAAAAAAGGGATTATTTAATAGATTTTTAGATAACGTGGAAAGAGTAGGAAATAAGTTACCTCATCCAGCAACAATCTTTTTTATTTTTGCAATTATGGTTGTTGTAATTTCGCATTTTGCAGCTTTAGGTGGAGCTGAAGTAACTTTTAAGGCTATAAATAAAGAACACCAATTAATAGATAAAACAGTTAAAGCAGTAAGTTTATTAACACCAGATGGAATAAGATGGATGTTTAAATCTATAGTTAAAAATTTTACAGGTTTTGCTCCTTTAGGAATGGTATTGGTAGCTATGTTTGGAGTTGGGGTAGCAGAAGAAACAGGATTACTAACAGTTTTATTAAGAAAGCTTGTTTTAAGTGCACCAAGGTCAATAATTACAGCAGTAATAGTTTTTGCAGGGGTAATGTCTAATATCGCTGCTGATGCAGGTTATGTTGTGTTAGTACCATTAGGAGCATTAATTTTCTTAAGTTTTGGACGTCATCCTTTAGCTGGATTGGCAGCAGGTTTCGCTGGAGTTTCGGGAGGATTTTCAGCAAACTTATTAATAGGAACACTTGATCCTTTACTAGGAGGAATAAGTACAGAAGCTGCAAGATTATTAGATCCAAATTACACAGTTTCACCTACAGCTAACTATTATTTTATGGCAGTGTCTTGTATATTGATTACAATAGTTGGAACTATAATAACAGAAAAGTTAATAGAACCAAGATTAGGAAAATATGAAGGAAGTCAGAAAGTAGAAATAACAGAAATAACAATGATAGAAAAAAGAGGATTGAAGGCAGCAGGATTATCTTTGTTAGTATTTCTTATATTTATAGCATTTTTAAGTGTTCCTCAAAATGCAATTTTAAGAAATCCATTAAATCATTCATTAACAGATCATTCACCTTTAATGGACAGTATGGTTGCAATAATTAGCTTAGGATTTATGATTCCTGGAATTTTTTATGGAATTTTTTCTGGAAAAGTAAAAAGTGATAAAGATATTATAAAAGGAATGAGAAATTCAATGGCATCAATGGCAGGATATATCAGTATAGTATTTTTTGCCAGTCAATTTATAGCGTATTTTAAATATTCTAATTTAGGGACTATTTTGGCGGTTAATGGTGCAGAGTTTTTAAAAGAAACAGGATTTACAGGATTACCATTAGTTGTATCATTTATTCTAGTATCAGCATTTATGAATTTATTTATGGGATCAGCGTCAGCAAAATGGACGATAATGGCTCCTATATTTGTTCCTATGTTTATGGGAATTGGTTTTGCTCCAGAATTTACACAAGTAGTGTACAGAATAGGAGATTCTACAACTAATATAATAACTCCTTTAATGTCAAATTTTGCAACAGTAATAGCTTTCGGACAAAAATATGATGATAAACTTGGAATAGGAACTTTAGTTTCAATGATGTTACCTTATACTATTTTCTTTTTAATTTTCTGGACAATATTAATGATAATATGGTATTTGCTAGGTTTACCTTTAGGACCAGATGGAGTAATACATTTAGCAAATATGATTTTTTAG